The Arachis hypogaea cultivar Tifrunner chromosome 19, arahy.Tifrunner.gnm2.J5K5, whole genome shotgun sequence genome has a window encoding:
- the LOC112779447 gene encoding uncharacterized protein isoform X1: protein MGSLAMVAESEAKKKKGAMWLYPKVLGFNPSQRWGHSACFSNSLMYIFGGCCGGLHFSDVVCLDLEKMAWSKLATTGEKPGPRDSHSAVLVGNKMIVFGGTDGFKKVNDTHILDLVTKEWIRPMCHGTPPSPRESHTATLVGDKRIVIFGGSGEGEANYLNDLHILDLRTMKWSSPLLKGEFPVPRDSHTTLAIGNKLVVYGGDCGDHYHGDLSMLDMETMTWSKLKIQGSSPGVRAGHAAVNIGTKVYIIGGVGDNRYYNDIWVFDICTCSWTQLDAGGQQPQGRFSHTAIVMDMDIAMFGGRCGEDERPLNELLVLQLGGEHPIGRHNISMCKVFGTYWNQEKRTIPEADNNLNMPPTEGLGKWGYELVSEKAQPYQFDSGILQQKRRRIAAAKVWDVDSEQEEHSLSHSQHSSPSQSDQEQTPGQKVNASVMDSQRYHLFKHINRIPSNENGLSNKKSLSLNNVTQRSPQPPDLHLLDHQQKQAAADQKPVARGHVQHLIGAEVRGKVDGAFDSGLLMTATVNGRIFRGVLFAPGAGTSSAEPNCSLPCSFSSPHHQTLMNTNQVEILRHYSKQVANNNNNNNNNNNSSHVESYNGRQDLIATRPFPIMRGTNNGSLSRDHNNNNNKMRSDLQGLALTLGGPASSGNNA, encoded by the exons aTGGGGTCTTTGGCAATGGTAGCTGAAAGTGaagcaaagaagaagaaaggagcaaTGTGGTTGTATCCAAAGGTTTTGGGTTTCAATCCTTCTCAAAGATGGGGTCACTCTGCTTGCTTCTCCAATTCCCTTATGTATATCTTTGGG GGCTGTTGTGGGGGGCTGCATTTCAGCGATGTTGTGTGTTTAGACCTCGAGAAAATGGCCTGGAGCAAGCTCGCCACCACAGGCGAAAAGCCGGGACCTAGAGATAGCCACAGTGCTGTTCTTGTTGGGAACAAGATGATTGTGTTTGGTGGCACAGATGGCTTCAAGAAGGTAAATGACACTCACATCCTCGACCTTGTCACGAAAGAGTGGATTCGGCCAATGTGTCATGGGACTCCTCCTTCGCCGAGGGAGAGTCACACTGCCACTCTTGTTGGTGACAAGAGGATAGTTATCTTTGGTGGTAGCGGTGAAGGCGAGGCAAACTACTTGAATGATTTGCACATTCTAGACCTTAGAACAATGAAATGGAGTTCGCCTTTGTTGAAAGGCGAATTCCCTGTCCCCAGGGATAGTCACACAACTCTTGCAATAGGCAACAAGCTTGTTGTGTATGGCGGAGATTGCGGCGATCACTATCATGGGGATCTTAGTATGCTTGATATGGAAACAATGACTTGGTCAAAG TTGAAAATTCAAGGTTCTTCACCAGGAGTAAGGGCTGGTCATGCCGCCGTGAATATCGGTACCAAG GTGTACATCATTGGAGGAGTAGGAGATAACCGTTATTATAATGACATTTGGGTCTTTGATATCTGCACTTGTTCGTGGACTCAACTCGATGCTGGTGGTCAACAGCCGCAAGGGCGGTTTTCTCATACGGCCATTGTCATGGACATGGACATTGCCATGTTTGGCGG CAGGTGTGGAGAAGACGAACGTCCTCTAAATGAATTGTTAGTATTGCAGCTTGGAGGGGAGCATCCGATCGGACGCCATAACATTTCGATGTGCAAAGTTTTTGGAACTTACTGGAATCAAGAAAAGAGGACTATTCCAGAAGCAGATAACAACTTG AATATGCCACCAACAGAAGGACTAGGAAAATGGGGTTACGAACTAGTTTCGGAGAAAGCGCAGCCTTATCAGTTTGATTCAG GTATTTTGCaacagaagagaagaagaattgcgGCTGCGAAGGTGTGGGATGTTGACtcagagcaagaagagcattctCTTTCGCATTCGCAGCATTCTTCGCCATCTCAGTCCGATCAAGAACAGACCCCAGGTCAAAAGGTGAATGCATCCGTCATGGATTCGCAACGGTATCATTTGTTCAAACATATCAATAGAATTCCAAGCAATGAAAATGGCTTGAGTAATAAGAAATCTTTGAGTTTAAACAATGTCACACAAAGAAGTCCACAACCACCAGATCTTCATCTCCTAGATCATCAACAGAAACAAGCAGCCGCAGATCAGAAGCCGGTAGCGCGAGGACACGTTCAGCATCTG ATTGGCGCTGAAGTTCGAGGGAAGGTCGACGGAGCCTTCGATTCGGGGTTGCTCATGACTGCAACCGTGAATGGAAGAATTTTCAGAGGAGTGTTGTTTGCACCT GGAGCAGGAACAAGCAGTGCTGAGCCAAATTGTTCTTTACCATGTTCATTTTCTTCACCTCATCATCAAACATTGATGAACACAAACCAAGTAGAGATTTTGAGGCATTATTCCAAGCAGGTagctaacaataataataataataataataataataatagttcgcATGTAGAGAGTTATAATGGTAGGCAAGATCTAATAGCTACTAGACCATTTCCAATAATGAGAGGCACTAATAATGGATCATTATCCAGagaccataataataataataataaaatgaggaGTGATCTTCAAGGATTGGCTTTGACACTTGGAGGGCCTGCTAGTAGTGGCAACAATGCTTGA
- the LOC112779447 gene encoding uncharacterized protein isoform X2 yields the protein MGSLAMVAESEAKKKKGAMWLYPKVLGFNPSQRWGHSACFSNSLMYIFGGCCGGLHFSDVVCLDLEKMAWSKLATTGEKPGPRDSHSAVLVGNKMIVFGGTDGFKKVNDTHILDLVTKEWIRPMCHGTPPSPRESHTATLVGDKRIVIFGGSGEGEANYLNDLHILDLRTMKWSSPLLKGEFPVPRDSHTTLAIGNKLVVYGGDCGDHYHGDLSMLDMETMTWSKLKIQGSSPGVRAGHAAVNIGTKVYIIGGVGDNRYYNDIWVFDICTCSWTQLDAGGQQPQGRFSHTAIVMDMDIAMFGGCGEDERPLNELLVLQLGGEHPIGRHNISMCKVFGTYWNQEKRTIPEADNNLNMPPTEGLGKWGYELVSEKAQPYQFDSGILQQKRRRIAAAKVWDVDSEQEEHSLSHSQHSSPSQSDQEQTPGQKVNASVMDSQRYHLFKHINRIPSNENGLSNKKSLSLNNVTQRSPQPPDLHLLDHQQKQAAADQKPVARGHVQHLIGAEVRGKVDGAFDSGLLMTATVNGRIFRGVLFAPGAGTSSAEPNCSLPCSFSSPHHQTLMNTNQVEILRHYSKQVANNNNNNNNNNNSSHVESYNGRQDLIATRPFPIMRGTNNGSLSRDHNNNNNKMRSDLQGLALTLGGPASSGNNA from the exons aTGGGGTCTTTGGCAATGGTAGCTGAAAGTGaagcaaagaagaagaaaggagcaaTGTGGTTGTATCCAAAGGTTTTGGGTTTCAATCCTTCTCAAAGATGGGGTCACTCTGCTTGCTTCTCCAATTCCCTTATGTATATCTTTGGG GGCTGTTGTGGGGGGCTGCATTTCAGCGATGTTGTGTGTTTAGACCTCGAGAAAATGGCCTGGAGCAAGCTCGCCACCACAGGCGAAAAGCCGGGACCTAGAGATAGCCACAGTGCTGTTCTTGTTGGGAACAAGATGATTGTGTTTGGTGGCACAGATGGCTTCAAGAAGGTAAATGACACTCACATCCTCGACCTTGTCACGAAAGAGTGGATTCGGCCAATGTGTCATGGGACTCCTCCTTCGCCGAGGGAGAGTCACACTGCCACTCTTGTTGGTGACAAGAGGATAGTTATCTTTGGTGGTAGCGGTGAAGGCGAGGCAAACTACTTGAATGATTTGCACATTCTAGACCTTAGAACAATGAAATGGAGTTCGCCTTTGTTGAAAGGCGAATTCCCTGTCCCCAGGGATAGTCACACAACTCTTGCAATAGGCAACAAGCTTGTTGTGTATGGCGGAGATTGCGGCGATCACTATCATGGGGATCTTAGTATGCTTGATATGGAAACAATGACTTGGTCAAAG TTGAAAATTCAAGGTTCTTCACCAGGAGTAAGGGCTGGTCATGCCGCCGTGAATATCGGTACCAAG GTGTACATCATTGGAGGAGTAGGAGATAACCGTTATTATAATGACATTTGGGTCTTTGATATCTGCACTTGTTCGTGGACTCAACTCGATGCTGGTGGTCAACAGCCGCAAGGGCGGTTTTCTCATACGGCCATTGTCATGGACATGGACATTGCCATGTTTGGCGG GTGTGGAGAAGACGAACGTCCTCTAAATGAATTGTTAGTATTGCAGCTTGGAGGGGAGCATCCGATCGGACGCCATAACATTTCGATGTGCAAAGTTTTTGGAACTTACTGGAATCAAGAAAAGAGGACTATTCCAGAAGCAGATAACAACTTG AATATGCCACCAACAGAAGGACTAGGAAAATGGGGTTACGAACTAGTTTCGGAGAAAGCGCAGCCTTATCAGTTTGATTCAG GTATTTTGCaacagaagagaagaagaattgcgGCTGCGAAGGTGTGGGATGTTGACtcagagcaagaagagcattctCTTTCGCATTCGCAGCATTCTTCGCCATCTCAGTCCGATCAAGAACAGACCCCAGGTCAAAAGGTGAATGCATCCGTCATGGATTCGCAACGGTATCATTTGTTCAAACATATCAATAGAATTCCAAGCAATGAAAATGGCTTGAGTAATAAGAAATCTTTGAGTTTAAACAATGTCACACAAAGAAGTCCACAACCACCAGATCTTCATCTCCTAGATCATCAACAGAAACAAGCAGCCGCAGATCAGAAGCCGGTAGCGCGAGGACACGTTCAGCATCTG ATTGGCGCTGAAGTTCGAGGGAAGGTCGACGGAGCCTTCGATTCGGGGTTGCTCATGACTGCAACCGTGAATGGAAGAATTTTCAGAGGAGTGTTGTTTGCACCT GGAGCAGGAACAAGCAGTGCTGAGCCAAATTGTTCTTTACCATGTTCATTTTCTTCACCTCATCATCAAACATTGATGAACACAAACCAAGTAGAGATTTTGAGGCATTATTCCAAGCAGGTagctaacaataataataataataataataataataatagttcgcATGTAGAGAGTTATAATGGTAGGCAAGATCTAATAGCTACTAGACCATTTCCAATAATGAGAGGCACTAATAATGGATCATTATCCAGagaccataataataataataataaaatgaggaGTGATCTTCAAGGATTGGCTTTGACACTTGGAGGGCCTGCTAGTAGTGGCAACAATGCTTGA